One Glycine max cultivar Williams 82 chromosome 8, Glycine_max_v4.0, whole genome shotgun sequence genomic window, TGTTGCGAGAAATTCGTCATAGACAGAGACGAAGGAGGAACGTCTTGGTTCATTGGTACAGAGGTGACTGGAGTTGGAGTTTCTGTCACCGGAACCTCCTCACCATCGCCACTGGTTGTAGAAGCCGTGAAACGGATCAGAAAGCTCTAGATACCATGTTGATAAACTGATATTATTGATATCATAACAGAAAATGTAATTGGCCAATTGAATCTCTGAGCACTAACAGGTACTTATAGTCAGAGACTCTAAAAAACTCTAATTATCTATTATCTCTAATTCTGATAGATTATCTATTGTAACTAACTGACAGTTGTACTAACTAACAGGGGTTAACTCTAACAGATAGAGTTAACTTGCAGAGTATACACTCACAGGAATTACTCTGGCTGGCAGTCTTCTATTAAGTTCATTTGGGATCAAgaagtgttttaatttttttagcttcttttttagGGGAGTGTCTTTATTAGATCTTTTAGCCTTTTGTTGTCTTTTTTGCACTTGATTATTTCTTTCCTCTACTTTTGTATCTTTCTAAATaaatccttttttcttttatctaaacaaaaaattagaaaaaaaagatggcagtaattttataaaaaataaaaaatactagagGTAGAATTACTTCATGGTTCTCACTCCTAATATTCCTGATATAATGGTTTTTACTCCTAATATTCCTGCCATATTCGTTGGTAGGTTCTAACTCCTAATGTTCCTGATATAATGGTTACACCTCCTGAGGATGAACATTTAAGGCATGTAATTGATACAATGGCTTTGCATGTCCTGGATGGAGGATGTGCTTTTGAACAAGCTATTATGGAGAGGGGTCGTGGCAATCCTCTTTTCAACTTCTTGTTTATTCTTGGCTCAAAGGAACATACCTACTATGTTTGGAGGCTCTACTCATTTGCCCAGGTACAACAATTTCCTTTTTGTGAAGATGCATTTTAGTTTTTGGGAATGTGTTGAATGTTGATTAAACATAATGCTCAAGTACTGTGGCAATATATTGGCATTAAAGAATCCATAAAAGGAAAAAGTTTATTTGACATAATGGTGTGATATGGATGTTTTTGAATTGGTGAATGACAATGTGTTATTTGCATGTAATGCAGGGTGATACTCTTCAAAGATGGAGGACTGAACCTTTTATCATGATAACGGGTAGTGGAAGGTACTCTAATTATTCTTATTAGTGAGTATATAGTTATTATTGcctaaaattagaaaagaatCTATAGAAGAAATAGTATTGGTGGATTGGTGTTCACTAGTAATAAGTATAATCTAgatgaatatatttttctttctccagATGGATTCCGCCCCAATTACCAATGTCAAAAAGTCCAGAGCATGAAAAGGAGTCTGGTTCCACACATGCTGGAGGAAGAAGCAGGGTACTATTTATTGTTGTATTTTAAATTAGGATGAATGCAATATCTCAATGTCTCATGATTTATAACTTTCCTTGTTTTGATTGAATATTGTAGCGTGTAGAGCCCGACAGAACACTGACTGATGCACAGAGGGATGAATTTGAGGATATGCTGCGTGCTTTAACATTAGAGAGGAGCCAGATAAAAGAGGCTATGGGATTTTCTTTAGATAATGCCGATGCTGCTGGCGAGGTAGTACTGTTACTCTGCTCATTGGCTATTGAAATGCCCTCAGTATAGCTTACATTGCTGATTTACagtcaaaaaaaattatcttcacCTTATCCATTTTAGCTCATTTGCTTACATCATCCATTACTGACATCGTCTATTATTCCGTTCTAGTAAACCTAACTTTTTTGTTTGATAGATTTTAGCTCAAATCTGAGCACAGGGCCTAGACAACCAACCTCTATTACTAAAATTACCCACTAGTATAATTCTATAACTAGGCTGATATAGAACTGAAAGAACCAAAGTCCCAAACAGAAAAAAGATGCAGAATTTTCTTTCATTATGGTTCTCATGCTATCatttaatattcaattattGTTCATTTTGTATGTTTTGGAGGATGCTTCCTTAATCATATCTAAATCTTAACTGCAGATAGTTGAAGTTTTGACAGAATCCTTGACACTTAAAGAAACCCCTATTCCAACTAAAATTGCAAGGCTTATGCTTGTTTCTGATATTCTTCATAATAGTAGTGCTCCTGTACGAAATGCATCAGCATATCGCACCAAGTTTGAAGCAACATTGCCAGACATAATGGAGAGTTTTAATGACTTGTATCGTAGCATTATGGGACGTATCACTGCTGAAGCCCTAAAGGTAGGCTGAACAATCATAGACTTCTTTGATATAATTTCTTATTGTTCTTATTCTGTTTGGTGATCTTTGTCTGAAATGTTCCAGGAACGAGTGCTGAAAGTTTTACAAGTTTGGGCCGACTGGTTTCTCTTTTCAGATGCTTATGTTAATGGATTAAGGGCCACTTTCCTTCGACCTGGGAACTCCGGTGTAATTCCATTCCATTCCATTTGTGGTGATGCGCCTGAGATTGAGCAGAATACCACTTCCAAAGATATGGTTGTTGGTGGCAAGACCAACCAAGATGCTGCATTGGCAATGGGTCGAGGGGCTGCAATGAAGGAGCTAATGAGTCTTCCTCTTGCTGAGCTGGAAAGACGGTGCCGGCACAATGGATTGTCACTTGTTGGTGGTAGAGAAATGATGGTTGCACGGTTGCTAAGTCTTGAAGAGGCAGAAAAGCAGAGAGGTTTTGAACTAGATGAAGAATTGAAATATGCCCACAACCAAGTGAGTTCTGGGAAATATTCAAGTAATCAACGAGAAACAAGTGAAGAGCCTGACCCAGTATGGAACCACTATGGGGATGAAGATTTGCAGTCACAGGGCAGAAGTTCTGTACCTTTATCCCCAACACTTCCTATTGCACAACCTGAACTTAAAGCTTTCACAAAAAAGGAGAAGAATGATCCAGTTCTGCCAGCCTCTAAATGGGCTTGGGAGGGTGATGAGAGTGATGATGAACAAAGGAGAAGTGGAAAAAATATCGGCTTAAGCTACTCATCTTCTGGTAGTGAGAACGTGGGTGATGGTCTTGTTAAAGCTGATGAATCAGAGTCTGCAGCTGATACACGTTTTTCAGCTCATGCTGACAGTGGAATGAATGAAGAGCAGAGGTTGTATTATATTTTGCCTTAAATTGCTGCCTCTTTCAATCCTTTAGTAGTAGATAGTATTGCTAGTAGTGTATGTCTATGGTACCCATTATGTCTTTAAAATTCTGCCTGCATTTACTGACTTTTGATTGTTCTGTGTTTCATTCTACGTTTGGTCGTGGTTTTAACTTTCTATCCCCAAAAGCTATTTGTTGGAAAAAGCCACCTAAATTGTGGTCACCCCTAGATAGAGGGGGGTGTTGAAAGTCCCCCATGGCAGGTAGCCATGGGCAAAAGGGGACATGTTAAAGTCCCACATTGACTAAAGATAATGCCAAAATAAACTATGTAAGTGGGGAGTAATCCTCACCTTACAAGCCGTTCTGTAGGGTTGAGTTAGGTTCAAACCCACTTTCTAACACTATTCAAATCCATTATCTTTTGTGGGGGGTGGGGGTAGTGGGAGGGTACAGCCAGTAAAAGGTTTATATTATATCTATTGTCTGTTTATGATGGAGCTTACCGATCTACAGGCAAAAGCTGAGACGCTTAGAGGTTGCTTTAATTGAATACCGTGAGTCTCTTGAAGAGAGGGGAGTTAAAAATTTGGAGGAAATTGAGAAGAAAGTTCAGTCACATA contains:
- the LOC100775729 gene encoding protein RRC1, which gives rise to MSSFSITRKKTPFQKHREEEEAKKKRAEDETARLYAEFVESFQGDTTPGSKTFVRGGTINPNDKFKDDSEGEKSKDGVSGPKKGSRYVPSFIPPPMATKGKESERKKEEEKLKEKEKGKARNIDHFMEELKHEQEMRERRNQEREHWRDGRLTEHSISSRFDELPDDFDPSGKLPGSFDDGDPQTTNLYVGNLSPKVDENFLLRTFGRFGPIASVKIMWPRTEEERRRQRNCGFVAFMNRADGQAAKDEMQGVVVYEYELKIGWGKSVALPSQALPAPPPGHMAIRSKEGSTVILSGPSGPPVTSVPNQNSELVLTPNVPDIMVTPPEDEHLRHVIDTMALHVLDGGCAFEQAIMERGRGNPLFNFLFILGSKEHTYYVWRLYSFAQGDTLQRWRTEPFIMITGSGRWIPPQLPMSKSPEHEKESGSTHAGGRSRRVEPDRTLTDAQRDEFEDMLRALTLERSQIKEAMGFSLDNADAAGEIVEVLTESLTLKETPIPTKIARLMLVSDILHNSSAPVRNASAYRTKFEATLPDIMESFNDLYRSIMGRITAEALKERVLKVLQVWADWFLFSDAYVNGLRATFLRPGNSGVIPFHSICGDAPEIEQNTTSKDMVVGGKTNQDAALAMGRGAAMKELMSLPLAELERRCRHNGLSLVGGREMMVARLLSLEEAEKQRGFELDEELKYAHNQVSSGKYSSNQRETSEEPDPVWNHYGDEDLQSQGRSSVPLSPTLPIAQPELKAFTKKEKNDPVLPASKWAWEGDESDDEQRRSGKNIGLSYSSSGSENVGDGLVKADESESAADTRFSAHADSGMNEEQRQKLRRLEVALIEYRESLEERGVKNLEEIEKKVQSHRKRLQVEYGLSDSGEDGHGHRRTSERRDWNDVSRKRHRSPSPSGSPLPKLYGKDRDREHHDLERDRDRQRDRSHDFDSERGRDRHREKSGSRERDDHDKDRSRDRDRDRRRRAK